In Geobacter sp., a single window of DNA contains:
- a CDS encoding CxxxxCH/CxxCH domain-containing protein, which translates to MERDFKVGYGKQPGLTWFISLLSALLWTGVAFAAPQFPLTCSSCHSMPPIDATSRDPNTGGFVGSHQTHQPAGAVIENCAVCHNASGYTTSHMNGQISFKKTINGSPKAGATYTSAGLTDAGTYTFKNQTSVPTLGSCTNVNCHFEATTPTWGGTLYSYTSSTVNDCDQCHGMPPAGTSPSFSGGAAGSHGKHDSYYSGAANCVKCHIDHLAEGSKFAHATSAGNRGLIVTVKDPANIAGGSYSGAVNDYLPSQTNAFGSCSNLYCHSDGTKASGTFTAKTTATWGGSVTCQSCHGYDISAGANAMSSGVHTQHINNTGNVGRAIACQECHAATTTNGTSISTVANHVDKNVNVKFDNLYNLNTDNPTYNGSSTTGTAGAVKAPGSAVGSCSNVYCHSNGNISGTTPSYKTIAWNAAAIGCDGCHGGSGASYPTYVSGAAGSTTANSHLIHVQGKGLACDSCHTTTVSGSTTLINNGSHLNRIENVDFATFGGATGTYNASKQCSNTYCHSNGASGAALVTAQWGGQLDCRGCHGGDAAHSNVINTNKHRIHVDPSAAGSILGTGTGFQCAACHVKTINTFANNTTITGPALHVNTLKDYSGARAGKIIATAQCANVYCHSSGAKAPTFRNMTGSKLWTGSGTVTCKSCHGYGPGAFTSSLGEPNYVNGGIGSTTANNHDKHVSGAGLTNTTQCAACHDHTVDAAVANKLKNYTTQHLDGTRDVIFSAKVSGSYTAASQTCNNTKCHGSGNPQWGGSALACNACHGASFTSFSSATKKGAHKQHYETNTYSTYAQAPGNYGSSSAYQFACASCHATPAAHADLTYPTSYGVAQVYFGYTSAGKKPSYNYGAATAGTDSGTFTWTAGGSTSCNNTYCHSNGRGGAGATAVTWASGEGSLGTQCAGCHGNASSDTLSGRHNSHVNNAGYLGTNFGCVDCHAKTVSGNLTLADKRQHVNKFRDYSGLRAGRQANFNSATGSCSGIYCHSDGKGTTVVTPSWTAAAAPLACNACHANTSLSHPKHIVTEGVSCATCHSNTAASPTALKAATTTHINGSYNVNGTDVRFAGISSAWKATYTSASKVCSNIFCHSNGKGSYQNATWGGAMNCTSCHPTLGGAHARHMGSIALATIPFYQYTANKSTGSDPTTTTTWTNYGLGCANCHPVDPNLHGNGIIEVQLNSVTGAGTLRTKNSTASISAVGGNTGTCANVYCHSDGKGNYITTLAWNATYGADRCARCHGNAPASGAHAAHAVGIHSDDIFNGTSGKLTFTGTAGQPSAHGIATQATTISCNICHYDTTSFSRNKLNSQCSSCHTEADATGVARITNLGRHVNGTVEISFAPVNVVSKAQLRPGSFADYTAAGGYWNRNAGNYKNGAAAYDTAKVQLSNTMWNAGTCSNIACHMGKPVNWNAGSLSCEACHSKL; encoded by the coding sequence ATGGAAAGAGATTTCAAGGTGGGATACGGCAAACAACCAGGATTGACCTGGTTTATCTCACTGTTATCTGCACTATTGTGGACCGGTGTGGCGTTTGCGGCACCGCAGTTTCCCCTGACTTGCAGTTCGTGTCACAGTATGCCGCCAATCGATGCAACGAGTCGTGATCCGAACACGGGAGGCTTCGTCGGGAGTCACCAGACGCACCAGCCGGCAGGTGCGGTGATAGAAAACTGCGCCGTCTGCCATAATGCCTCGGGCTACACCACGAGTCACATGAATGGGCAGATCTCTTTCAAGAAGACCATCAATGGTTCGCCGAAGGCGGGAGCCACCTACACCTCAGCCGGACTGACCGACGCCGGCACCTACACGTTCAAGAACCAGACCTCGGTACCGACACTGGGGAGCTGCACCAACGTCAACTGTCACTTTGAAGCCACCACCCCGACTTGGGGCGGTACCCTCTACAGCTACACCAGCAGCACGGTCAACGACTGCGACCAGTGCCACGGCATGCCACCGGCCGGGACCTCACCCAGCTTCAGCGGTGGTGCCGCCGGCAGCCACGGCAAGCACGACAGCTACTACAGCGGCGCCGCCAACTGCGTCAAGTGCCACATCGACCACCTCGCCGAAGGGAGCAAATTCGCCCACGCCACCAGCGCCGGCAACCGCGGCCTCATCGTCACCGTCAAAGACCCGGCCAACATCGCCGGCGGCAGCTACAGCGGCGCCGTCAACGACTACCTGCCGAGTCAGACCAATGCCTTCGGCAGCTGCAGCAACCTCTACTGCCACAGCGATGGCACCAAAGCCAGCGGCACCTTCACCGCCAAAACCACCGCCACCTGGGGTGGCAGCGTCACCTGCCAGAGCTGCCACGGCTACGATATCAGTGCCGGCGCCAACGCCATGAGCAGCGGAGTCCATACTCAGCACATCAACAACACCGGCAACGTCGGCCGCGCCATCGCCTGCCAGGAATGCCACGCCGCCACCACCACCAACGGCACCAGCATCAGCACCGTCGCCAACCACGTCGACAAAAACGTCAACGTCAAATTCGATAACCTCTACAACCTCAACACCGACAACCCCACCTACAACGGCAGCAGCACCACCGGCACCGCCGGCGCCGTAAAAGCCCCCGGCAGCGCCGTCGGCAGCTGCTCTAACGTCTACTGCCACAGTAACGGCAACATCAGCGGGACCACCCCCAGCTACAAAACCATTGCCTGGAACGCAGCCGCCATCGGCTGCGACGGCTGCCATGGCGGCAGCGGTGCCTCCTATCCCACCTACGTATCCGGCGCCGCCGGCAGCACCACCGCCAACAGCCACCTCATCCACGTCCAGGGCAAAGGGCTCGCCTGCGACAGCTGCCACACCACCACTGTCAGCGGCTCCACCACCCTCATCAACAACGGCAGCCACCTGAACCGCATCGAAAACGTCGACTTCGCCACCTTCGGCGGCGCCACCGGCACCTACAACGCCAGCAAGCAATGCTCCAACACCTACTGTCACTCAAACGGCGCCAGCGGTGCAGCCCTCGTCACCGCCCAGTGGGGCGGTCAGCTCGACTGCCGCGGCTGCCACGGAGGCGACGCCGCCCATAGCAACGTCATCAACACCAACAAACACCGCATCCACGTCGACCCGAGCGCAGCCGGCTCCATCCTCGGCACCGGCACCGGCTTCCAGTGCGCCGCCTGTCACGTCAAAACCATCAACACCTTCGCCAACAACACCACCATCACCGGTCCGGCACTGCACGTCAACACCCTCAAAGACTACTCCGGCGCGCGCGCCGGCAAAATCATCGCCACTGCCCAATGCGCCAACGTCTACTGCCACAGCTCCGGTGCCAAAGCACCCACCTTCCGGAACATGACCGGCAGCAAACTCTGGACCGGCAGCGGCACCGTCACCTGCAAGAGCTGCCATGGCTACGGCCCCGGTGCCTTCACCTCCAGCCTCGGCGAGCCCAACTACGTAAACGGCGGCATCGGCAGCACCACCGCCAACAACCACGACAAACACGTCTCCGGGGCCGGCCTCACCAACACCACCCAGTGCGCCGCCTGCCACGATCACACCGTCGACGCCGCCGTCGCCAACAAACTCAAGAACTACACCACCCAGCACCTCGACGGCACCCGCGACGTCATCTTCTCCGCCAAGGTCAGTGGCAGCTACACGGCTGCCAGCCAGACCTGCAACAACACCAAATGCCACGGCTCCGGCAACCCGCAGTGGGGCGGCAGCGCCCTGGCCTGCAACGCTTGCCACGGCGCCTCCTTTACCAGCTTCTCCTCCGCCACCAAGAAAGGCGCCCACAAGCAGCACTACGAAACCAACACCTACAGCACCTACGCCCAGGCCCCCGGCAACTACGGCAGCAGCAGCGCCTACCAGTTCGCCTGTGCCAGCTGCCACGCCACGCCGGCCGCCCATGCCGATCTCACCTACCCGACTAGCTATGGTGTCGCCCAGGTCTACTTCGGCTACACCAGCGCCGGCAAAAAGCCGAGCTACAACTACGGCGCCGCCACCGCCGGCACCGACAGCGGCACCTTCACCTGGACCGCCGGCGGCAGCACCAGCTGCAACAACACCTACTGCCACTCTAACGGCCGCGGCGGAGCGGGTGCGACTGCTGTCACCTGGGCAAGCGGGGAAGGCTCGCTCGGGACCCAGTGCGCCGGCTGTCACGGCAACGCCAGCAGCGACACCCTGTCCGGGCGTCACAACAGCCACGTCAACAATGCCGGCTACCTCGGCACCAACTTCGGCTGCGTCGACTGCCACGCCAAGACCGTCAGCGGCAACCTGACGCTCGCCGACAAGCGCCAGCACGTCAACAAATTCCGCGACTACTCCGGCCTGCGCGCCGGCCGCCAGGCGAACTTCAACAGCGCGACCGGCAGCTGCTCCGGCATCTACTGCCACAGCGACGGCAAAGGGACCACGGTCGTCACACCGTCGTGGACCGCCGCGGCAGCGCCGCTGGCCTGCAATGCCTGCCATGCCAATACCAGCCTTAGCCATCCGAAACATATCGTGACGGAAGGTGTCAGCTGCGCAACGTGCCATAGCAATACGGCTGCGAGCCCGACTGCACTCAAGGCCGCTACCACCACGCACATCAACGGCAGCTACAACGTCAACGGCACCGACGTGCGGTTTGCCGGTATCAGCTCTGCATGGAAGGCAACTTATACCTCTGCTTCAAAGGTTTGCTCCAACATCTTCTGTCACTCCAACGGTAAAGGCTCATACCAGAACGCCACCTGGGGCGGGGCCATGAACTGTACTTCTTGCCACCCGACTCTCGGTGGCGCCCATGCGCGCCACATGGGGAGCATTGCCCTTGCGACGATTCCGTTCTACCAGTACACGGCCAACAAATCGACCGGTTCCGATCCGACCACGACAACGACCTGGACCAATTATGGGCTTGGCTGCGCCAACTGCCATCCGGTCGATCCGAACCTCCACGGAAACGGTATCATTGAGGTGCAGTTGAACAGCGTTACCGGCGCCGGCACGCTTAGGACAAAGAACTCCACAGCATCGATCTCGGCCGTCGGCGGCAACACCGGTACCTGTGCCAATGTCTACTGCCACAGCGACGGCAAGGGGAACTACATCACCACCCTGGCTTGGAACGCCACCTACGGCGCCGACCGCTGTGCGCGCTGCCACGGCAACGCCCCGGCATCGGGAGCCCATGCTGCGCACGCCGTTGGCATCCATTCCGATGACATCTTCAATGGCACCAGCGGCAAGCTCACCTTCACCGGCACCGCTGGCCAGCCGTCCGCGCACGGCATTGCAACGCAGGCGACGACCATCAGCTGTAACATCTGCCATTACGACACCACCAGCTTCTCGCGCAACAAGCTGAACAGTCAGTGCAGCAGCTGCCACACCGAGGCCGATGCCACGGGAGTCGCCAGAATCACCAACCTTGGCCGCCACGTCAACGGCACCGTCGAGATATCCTTTGCCCCGGTCAATGTCGTCTCCAAGGCCCAACTCCGGCCCGGATCGTTCGCCGATTACACCGCTGCCGGCGGGTACTGGAACCGAAACGCCGGCAACTACAAGAACGGCGCGGCTGCGTACGACACTGCCAAGGTGCAGTTGAGCAACACCATGTGGAATGCCGGCACCTGTTCCAACATTGCCTGCCACATGGGCAAGCCGGTGAATTGGAATGCCGGAAGCCTCAGCTGCGAGGCTTGCCACAGCAAGCTCTGA
- a CDS encoding CxxxxCH/CxxCH domain-containing protein, with protein sequence MGKVIARKVCGMNLWTKVALTLLFTFALSVFMYEGWYKPLELKAATTATKYGGTATQSGSGWSNLTSAQGSTSGTYATYSGTAQSYLRLTNYGFTTTDIPTGSTINGITVNVRGRNSQGSQSMNVALTKNGTTALGSKTFTISSSYANNTQGSTSDLWGQTWAVSDITASTFGVMLRDSNTTASGTFEIDYITVTVTYTPPAAAPTVTSASPSSRGQGATSQTITINGTNFQSGATVAFSGTGITLNGTATFVNATQLTQNISVASNATIGARDVTVTNPDAQSGTGTGDFTVNAAPTVTTASPNSGTQGATNLTVTVNGTGFQSGATVAFSGTGITLNGAATFVSATQLTQSISIASNATSGARDITVTNPDGGTPGIGTGDFTVNAAIVNPTVTSASPNAMTQGTGPTTVTLTGTGFQSGAAVTFSGTGITTGSATVVNATTITVPVTVAADATTGARNVTVTNSDTGTGTGIGIFTVNAAAVCTAATPTLSVTPTSSTVSPGSGTLYTVTLTNNDSAACTATTFTLSKSDSNPTGNFTITGLSQGSLNLSPGASGTSTFTATASAAAASGNSTSSTVNASASGHAAPPAVVATTTVGSGLISPLMHNSDNTSTTYGTWGLNRNCSWCHSATTSNVKRIANQINTPTGIRTVIFTRMTASNNNIQGVFGNDERTYALEGSTNVCEVCHHQTKYHQYSASKIALKNNPAHANNRKDCTACHVHEKGFKAGCNTCHGYPPIATTLGGPSGLASPATLALGASPTNAGAHAAHDALGMLCATCHNNYSNGVAHPSTSIQIDFAMNTGNWPGFSGSAAFGTFSGNAPTGGSSAVASIGGTTIVRTTANNTNNSCNVYCHGNWQGSNGSTNPRWAGGASQANCGTCHGASNTQAPGTGSHTVHASNSAGNYGFSCTKCHPRVTAGSDGHVNGSVQWRLSTSSNLIGASATYRSAASGATGTVAPSTSFGDCSNIYCHSNGLASGATYVSNLTWGTASDGNCGTCHGVTAASLPASAAHARHVGQAAGQYTYACVKCHSSVVSATANSTTAPGVTSTALHVNKAFDIAYDSFNTGATSCQTTYCHSEGTGGTTQTGDTRPIDQPVTAPTWSSTASCTMCHTGGTSTGPTYTSGTPKANSHAGHTASGFTCDVCHFATTSTGTTITDVTKHVNKVYDISANTTKTGSFTYTYNASGGSCASSYCHGTTSPAWGANTAAPECEKCHGSASTATAGSFKITNGTSNTAASTIHVSHLASTHNYSSDITCEQCHAVPALSSSAGHVDTALPAEVPMSGALATAKGVTPAYNSSTDTCTASYCHGTSLADGSTATKVIPTWTATILTGTAADCGKCHGNPPNTGGHNGVAANQCNSCHSHVNNTAPYFNDITKHINGVLDGGISSGGQACYGCHGTYSAMNSTTTSYHHVLDDAAPDQAPNTGTYPTSTTVLACVSCHTDHNYFNSNQASNLRSGIAVAGSTTAATDFSATAPNGICISCHSTSMTKSTAQKTGGTTTTPAITGAVFSASAHNYGVASSFGTSTFTANCSKCHTDEQVKDKQTSTTKFGTHYSAQRSILSALGITTPTETLGADFCFRCHSKTSDTTPGGGPAKTTASRDYFGTQTMTAAAEDTFTTFQKTYEHNVTGYKGLHKDTETRADIAATKHVECSDCHDAHQAKTGNHTQGNAALAGVLTGAKGVTVTTWAANWTGVTTWGQTTTTALPAATAEWQICLKCHSSANANYAAWGGTTAAAWTDLALEINPNNVSRHPIGTALSAGTQLTAAKLTGGWTPGSVMTCSDCHATDSTASKGPHGSSVKWMLTGPNRAWPYTQASLNGTSNTTTTNYFTLDATVGGTQAYNRNVGTTNGLFCLNCHPILNTNTFHSSSATKRTSHRSFNMACVNCHIRVPHGGKIGRLLITTNAPARYKANGNGGYSGTNTITKMPAQGGSISSFSCSGGEHTGGTQSW encoded by the coding sequence ATGGGAAAGGTTATAGCAAGGAAAGTTTGTGGCATGAATCTATGGACGAAAGTGGCATTGACCCTGCTCTTCACGTTTGCCCTTTCAGTGTTCATGTATGAAGGGTGGTACAAGCCTCTGGAACTCAAGGCTGCCACCACTGCCACGAAATACGGGGGAACCGCGACCCAAAGTGGCTCCGGATGGAGCAACCTCACCTCTGCCCAGGGGAGCACCAGTGGCACTTACGCGACATACAGCGGGACGGCTCAGTCATACCTGAGACTGACCAACTACGGCTTTACGACGACCGACATCCCCACGGGATCGACCATCAACGGGATAACGGTCAATGTCCGGGGCAGAAACTCCCAGGGAAGCCAGTCGATGAACGTCGCGCTTACCAAGAACGGCACAACCGCCCTTGGTTCCAAGACGTTCACGATTTCATCATCCTATGCGAACAACACCCAAGGGAGTACCTCCGATCTCTGGGGGCAGACCTGGGCCGTTTCCGACATCACTGCATCCACGTTTGGCGTCATGTTGCGGGACAGCAACACGACCGCATCCGGTACCTTTGAAATCGACTACATCACCGTAACGGTCACTTACACCCCACCAGCTGCAGCGCCAACAGTAACGTCGGCCAGCCCGAGCAGCAGAGGGCAGGGGGCGACCAGCCAGACCATCACCATCAACGGCACAAACTTCCAGAGCGGCGCTACGGTGGCCTTCAGTGGGACGGGGATTACCCTGAACGGCACTGCCACGTTTGTAAACGCCACACAATTGACCCAGAACATCTCGGTCGCCTCCAATGCAACAATCGGCGCACGCGACGTCACTGTCACCAATCCTGATGCGCAGAGCGGAACAGGTACCGGAGATTTCACCGTCAATGCTGCTCCGACGGTCACCACTGCCAGCCCGAACAGCGGCACCCAGGGAGCTACCAACCTGACGGTTACCGTCAACGGGACCGGTTTCCAGAGCGGTGCAACGGTAGCCTTCAGCGGAACGGGGATCACCCTGAACGGTGCCGCTACCTTTGTGAGTGCTACCCAGTTGACCCAAAGCATTTCCATTGCATCAAATGCAACAAGCGGTGCCCGTGACATCACGGTGACCAACCCTGACGGTGGCACACCGGGCATCGGCACCGGGGATTTCACGGTCAATGCGGCGATCGTGAATCCTACGGTTACTTCTGCTTCTCCTAACGCCATGACGCAGGGAACCGGGCCGACTACGGTAACCCTTACCGGCACCGGATTCCAGAGCGGAGCAGCAGTCACGTTCAGTGGGACCGGCATTACAACGGGAAGTGCCACGGTGGTGAATGCCACGACCATTACCGTCCCGGTGACTGTTGCCGCTGATGCAACGACCGGCGCCCGCAATGTGACGGTCACCAATTCTGATACCGGGACAGGGACAGGCATCGGCATCTTCACGGTCAATGCGGCAGCGGTCTGTACTGCCGCCACCCCGACCCTGAGTGTGACCCCGACCTCGTCGACAGTTTCTCCCGGTAGCGGCACCCTCTACACGGTAACGCTCACCAACAATGATTCGGCTGCCTGCACGGCAACGACCTTCACCCTCTCCAAGTCCGACAGCAATCCGACCGGCAACTTCACCATCACTGGTCTCAGCCAGGGTTCCCTGAACCTCTCTCCTGGCGCCAGCGGTACTTCGACTTTCACTGCTACCGCTTCTGCAGCAGCAGCTTCCGGTAACAGCACCAGCTCCACGGTCAATGCCTCGGCCAGCGGACATGCGGCGCCTCCTGCGGTTGTCGCCACTACCACCGTGGGGAGCGGGCTGATCTCTCCGCTCATGCACAACAGCGATAACACCAGCACCACCTACGGCACCTGGGGCCTGAACCGCAACTGCTCCTGGTGCCACTCCGCCACGACCAGCAACGTCAAGCGGATCGCCAACCAGATCAACACTCCGACCGGCATCCGCACTGTTATCTTCACCCGCATGACCGCTTCGAACAACAATATTCAGGGGGTCTTCGGCAACGACGAGCGGACCTATGCCCTGGAAGGCTCAACCAATGTCTGTGAAGTCTGCCATCACCAGACAAAGTATCACCAGTACAGCGCCAGCAAAATCGCCCTGAAGAACAACCCGGCCCATGCCAACAACCGGAAGGACTGTACTGCCTGTCACGTTCACGAAAAAGGATTCAAGGCGGGGTGCAATACCTGTCATGGCTATCCGCCCATCGCCACCACCCTGGGTGGCCCGTCCGGTCTTGCTTCCCCTGCGACTCTGGCGCTTGGTGCCAGCCCGACCAATGCCGGTGCCCATGCCGCCCATGATGCCCTTGGCATGCTCTGCGCCACCTGCCATAACAATTACAGTAACGGCGTGGCCCACCCGAGCACGAGCATCCAGATCGACTTTGCCATGAATACTGGCAACTGGCCAGGATTCTCCGGCAGTGCAGCCTTCGGCACCTTCAGCGGCAACGCCCCCACTGGCGGTTCATCCGCAGTTGCCAGCATTGGCGGCACCACCATCGTCCGGACCACTGCCAACAACACCAATAACTCCTGCAATGTCTACTGCCACGGCAATTGGCAGGGTAGCAACGGCAGCACCAACCCGCGTTGGGCAGGCGGCGCAAGCCAGGCAAACTGCGGCACCTGCCACGGTGCCAGCAACACGCAGGCTCCGGGAACCGGGAGCCACACTGTTCATGCCAGCAACAGTGCGGGCAATTACGGCTTCTCCTGCACCAAGTGCCACCCGCGGGTCACAGCCGGGAGTGATGGTCACGTCAATGGCAGCGTCCAGTGGCGTCTCTCCACCAGCTCCAACCTGATCGGGGCCAGCGCCACCTACCGTAGCGCCGCCAGTGGCGCAACCGGTACAGTGGCTCCCAGCACCAGTTTTGGCGACTGCTCCAACATCTACTGCCACTCAAACGGCCTTGCCAGTGGGGCAACATACGTCAGCAACCTCACCTGGGGCACTGCCAGCGACGGGAACTGCGGCACCTGCCACGGCGTCACCGCAGCCAGTCTCCCTGCCTCTGCCGCCCATGCCCGTCACGTCGGTCAGGCAGCCGGCCAGTACACCTATGCCTGCGTCAAGTGCCACAGCAGCGTTGTCAGTGCGACGGCAAATTCCACCACGGCACCGGGCGTTACCAGTACTGCCCTGCACGTCAACAAGGCATTCGATATTGCCTATGACAGTTTCAACACCGGCGCTACCTCTTGCCAGACCACCTACTGCCACAGCGAAGGGACCGGCGGCACCACCCAGACCGGCGACACCAGACCGATCGACCAGCCCGTCACGGCTCCCACTTGGAGCAGCACAGCCAGTTGCACCATGTGCCACACTGGTGGCACCAGCACCGGCCCGACTTACACCAGCGGCACTCCCAAGGCCAACAGCCATGCCGGGCACACCGCATCCGGCTTCACCTGCGATGTCTGCCACTTTGCCACCACCAGTACCGGCACCACCATCACCGACGTCACCAAGCACGTGAACAAGGTCTATGACATCTCTGCCAATACAACCAAGACCGGCAGTTTCACCTACACCTACAACGCTAGTGGCGGCAGTTGCGCCAGCAGCTACTGCCACGGCACCACCTCACCTGCCTGGGGTGCCAACACTGCAGCCCCTGAGTGTGAAAAATGCCACGGGTCTGCGTCGACAGCAACAGCCGGCTCCTTCAAGATCACCAATGGCACCTCCAACACCGCAGCATCTACGATCCATGTCAGCCACCTGGCATCGACGCACAACTACTCCAGCGACATCACTTGCGAACAGTGCCACGCGGTTCCTGCTCTTTCCAGCTCGGCTGGACACGTCGATACTGCCCTTCCGGCCGAAGTGCCGATGAGCGGTGCTCTGGCAACAGCCAAAGGAGTTACCCCTGCGTATAACAGCAGCACCGACACCTGCACCGCCTCCTACTGCCATGGCACATCCCTGGCTGACGGCAGCACGGCGACCAAGGTGATCCCGACCTGGACCGCAACCATCCTGACCGGCACGGCTGCCGACTGCGGCAAGTGCCACGGCAATCCGCCCAACACCGGCGGCCATAACGGGGTTGCTGCAAACCAGTGCAATAGCTGCCACAGTCATGTCAACAACACCGCCCCGTATTTCAATGACATAACCAAGCATATCAACGGTGTGCTCGACGGCGGCATCTCCAGTGGCGGTCAGGCCTGCTACGGTTGCCACGGCACCTACAGCGCCATGAACAGCACCACCACCTCCTACCACCACGTGCTCGACGACGCCGCTCCCGATCAGGCTCCAAACACCGGAACCTATCCGACCAGCACCACGGTTCTGGCCTGCGTCAGCTGCCACACCGATCATAACTACTTCAACAGCAACCAGGCGAGCAACCTCCGCTCCGGCATTGCAGTGGCCGGTTCGACAACGGCCGCAACCGATTTCTCGGCAACGGCCCCCAACGGCATCTGCATCTCCTGCCACAGCACCAGCATGACCAAGAGCACGGCGCAGAAAACCGGCGGGACCACGACGACACCGGCCATCACCGGGGCTGTCTTCAGCGCGTCAGCCCATAACTATGGCGTGGCATCCAGCTTCGGTACCAGCACCTTTACCGCTAACTGCTCCAAGTGCCACACCGACGAGCAGGTCAAGGACAAGCAGACCTCCACCACCAAGTTCGGCACCCACTACAGCGCCCAGCGGAGCATCCTCAGTGCCCTGGGGATCACGACCCCGACCGAGACGCTCGGCGCCGACTTCTGTTTCCGCTGCCACAGCAAGACCAGCGATACCACCCCCGGCGGCGGTCCGGCCAAGACCACGGCAAGCAGGGACTATTTTGGTACCCAGACCATGACCGCTGCGGCCGAGGACACCTTCACCACCTTCCAGAAGACCTACGAGCATAACGTGACCGGCTACAAGGGTCTGCACAAGGATACCGAGACCCGCGCCGACATTGCCGCCACCAAGCACGTGGAGTGCAGCGACTGCCACGATGCGCACCAGGCAAAGACTGGCAACCATACCCAGGGGAACGCCGCCCTGGCCGGCGTCCTCACCGGAGCCAAGGGGGTGACCGTCACCACTTGGGCTGCCAACTGGACCGGCGTCACCACCTGGGGCCAGACGACCACGACCGCGCTGCCGGCAGCGACCGCCGAATGGCAGATCTGCCTCAAGTGCCACTCCTCGGCCAACGCCAACTATGCTGCGTGGGGCGGGACCACCGCTGCCGCCTGGACCGACCTGGCACTGGAGATCAACCCGAACAACGTCTCGCGTCACCCGATCGGGACGGCATTGTCGGCCGGCACACAGTTGACCGCTGCAAAGCTTACCGGCGGCTGGACCCCCGGCAGCGTCATGACCTGTTCCGATTGCCATGCCACCGATTCCACCGCCTCCAAGGGGCCGCACGGCTCCAGCGTCAAGTGGATGCTGACTGGCCCCAACCGCGCCTGGCCGTATACTCAGGCATCCTTAAACGGCACCAGCAACACGACCACGACAAACTACTTTACTCTCGATGCTACGGTAGGGGGGACTCAGGCATACAACCGAAATGTAGGCACGACAAATGGCCTCTTCTGTCTGAATTGCCATCCGATCCTGAACACCAACACCTTCCACTCCAGCAGTGCGACGAAGCGTACTTCGCACCGCAGCTTCAACATGGCGTGCGTCAACTGTCACATCCGGGTGCCGCACGGCGGCAAGATCGGGCGACTCCTCATCACCACCAACGCACCGGCTCGCTACAAGGCCAACGGTAACGGTGGTTACTCGGGCACCAACACCATTACCAAGATGCCGGCCCAGGGTGGTTCCATAAGCTCCTTCAGCTGCAGTGGCGGCGAGCATACCGGCGGTACCCAGAGCTGGTAG
- a CDS encoding cytochrome C biogenesis protein ResC, whose amino-acid sequence MNSQFALVTGLHWGAVAFYVIATICAASGVIFANSRLERYGMYSAIPGLVLHGIALLVWWRVVGHGPYMDRFEILSSNAWVMLSLFLLATRFYPRLRSAAIAVFPATFFLVALGLFFRPEIKNLPASYRGFWLILHIIFYKISFAATLIAVTFSLFYLISTGSRPRRYSYLPEPDIMDLYAYRFAGFSFTFWVIGMLAGSIWAYQSLNMFWSWEPVQIWSLVTWVVFGFYLHMRRFYGWAGRKAAWLYVFCFLLAVFSLFVTPFINSTIHSEYFK is encoded by the coding sequence ATGAACAGCCAGTTTGCCTTGGTCACCGGTCTGCACTGGGGAGCGGTGGCCTTTTATGTCATTGCGACGATCTGCGCCGCATCGGGAGTGATCTTCGCCAACAGCCGCCTGGAGCGCTACGGGATGTACAGCGCCATTCCGGGCCTTGTGCTGCATGGTATCGCCCTGCTCGTCTGGTGGCGCGTGGTCGGTCATGGTCCGTACATGGACCGGTTCGAGATCCTCTCTTCCAACGCCTGGGTGATGCTCTCCCTCTTTCTCCTGGCGACCCGCTTCTACCCCCGTCTCCGCTCGGCAGCCATAGCGGTCTTTCCCGCGACCTTTTTTCTTGTGGCCCTCGGTCTCTTCTTCCGGCCCGAGATCAAGAATCTCCCGGCAAGTTACCGGGGATTCTGGTTGATCCTGCACATTATCTTCTACAAGATCTCCTTTGCCGCCACCCTGATCGCTGTGACCTTTTCCCTGTTCTACCTGATCTCCACCGGCAGCCGCCCCCGCAGGTATTCGTATCTTCCCGAACCTGACATCATGGACCTGTATGCCTACCGGTTTGCCGGGTTCAGCTTCACCTTCTGGGTCATCGGCATGCTGGCCGGCTCCATCTGGGCCTATCAGTCGCTGAACATGTTCTGGAGCTGGGAGCCGGTGCAGATCTGGTCTCTGGTGACCTGGGTGGTCTTCGGCTTTTACCTGCATATGCGGCGTTTTTACGGCTGGGCAGGTCGCAAGGCAGCCTGGCTCTATGTTTTCTGCTTTCTCCTGGCGGTTTTTTCCCTGTTCGTCACCCCGTTCATCAACTCAACCATCCATTCGGAGTATTTCAAATGA